The following proteins are co-located in the Triticum aestivum cultivar Chinese Spring chromosome 1A, IWGSC CS RefSeq v2.1, whole genome shotgun sequence genome:
- the LOC123068657 gene encoding mediator of RNA polymerase II transcription subunit 15a isoform X2, which yields MDPNWRPTQGSGPAAAAADPPPAGGDWRAQLQPEARGRIVDKILETLKNRLPVSVSVAPEALNELQKIAAWFEQKVYTEATSQYDYLRKISLKLLSMETQRQQAAGNAQLIPNQNNPAPGLHPQGSNEAQTSAVPLMSQQQARQPNASTSVQAYSLTNIRQNLPGVNQTSTMQTASVIPQNTMNNGLAQGTSQDVYDAQRQMAGRQQQQQSQQLIYHQHQQPSLQSQQPNIPLQQQQQQLMGQQPNLQQNQLMGQQNGAVMMQQQQRLAVQSNNLLNVQQTHQMLSQQYLPLYQPQQLGSQANMSSLQQHQQNQQQQQLFGTVPNVSNMQWMHMQQTKAQQPQQQHAQQPSMGLMQPQFQHNQLQQLQHLMPQFQSQPNQLQEQLRMQQQSSMQQRLQTSGAMLLQQNNMDQQNQFIQAQRGLQEVSSSTSADSTAQTGYASTGDWQEEIHQMIKRLKDQYFAELSELFNKMCVKLQHVDSIIPPQISSEQYDRMKSFKTMLERILQMLQIGKSSVQPAVRDKVPRYEKHIISILNSQRKPVQPQIQQQFQPPPGVISPMVGNLLPVRAGLFTLVCGTLVAARSPTRHREKRERAYCGG from the exons ATGGATCCCAACTGGCGGCCCACCCAAGGGTCtggccccgccgctgccgccgctgaccCGCCCCCCGCCGGAGGCGACTGGCGCGCCCAGCTCCAGCCCGAGGCGCGCGGCAGGATCGTCGATAAGAT ACTGGAGACTCTGAAGAATCGTCTGCCAGTATCTGTGTCTGTGGCGCCAGAGGCACTGAACGAACTTCAAAAAATCGCTGCGTGGTTCGAACAAAAGGTCTATACCGAAGCAACCAGTCAG TATGATTATTTACGGAAGATTTCTCTGAAGTTGCTCTCCATGGAGACGCAGAGACAGCAGGCTGCTGGAAATGCTCAGCTGATTCCAAATCAAAACAACCCTG CCCCTGGACTCCATCCACAAGGCAGTAATGAAGCACAAACATCAGCAGTTCCCTTGATGTCTCAGCAACAGGCCCGGCAGCCAAATGCTTCTACATCTGTACAAGCTTATTCACTCACTAATATCAGACAGAACTTGCCAGGTGTTAATCAAACATCAACGATGCAGACTGCGTCTGTCATTCCACAAAACACAATGAATAATGGCTTGGCGCAAGGCACTTCACAAGATGTTTATGATGCACAAAGGCAAATGGCAGGCAGGCAGCAACAGCAACAATCTCAGCAATTAATTTATCACCAGCATCAACAGCCTTCTCTGCAGAGTCAGCAGCCCAATATTCCTttacaacagcagcaacaacagttgATGGGACAACAGCCAAATTTACAACAAAATCAGCTAATGGGTCAACAGAATGGTGCTGTGATGATGCAGCAGCAACAGAGGCTAGCAGTTCAGTCAAATAATCTTTTGAATGTGCAGCAAACACATCAGATGTTGAGCCAGCAGTATTTGCCTTTGTATCAGCCACAACAATTGGGCTCTCAGGCAAACATGTCGAGTCTACAGCAGCATCAACAaaatcaacagcagcagcaactttTTGGAACTGTGCCTAATGTGTCAAACATGCAGTGGATGCATATGCAACAAACAAAAGCTCAGCAACCACAGCAACAACATGCTCAGCAGCCATCAATGGGTTTGATGCAACCTCAGTTTCAACACAATCAACTTCAACAATTGCAACATCTTATGCCACAGTTCCAGTCTCAGCCTAACCAACTACAAGAGCAATTAAGGATGCAGCAGCAATCCTCCATGCAGCAAAGACTTCAAACTTCAGGAGCCATGCTCTTGCAACAAAATAACATGGATCAGCAAAACCAGTTTATTCAGGCACAGAGGGGCCTTCAAGAAGTTTCCTCTAGTA CATCTGCGGACTCTACTGCTCAAACAGGCTATGCAAGTACAGGTGATTGGCAAGAGGAGATACATCAAATG ATTAAGAGGTTAAAGGACCAATACTTTGCAGAACTCAGTGAATTATTCAATAAGATGTGTGTGAAACTACAGCATGTTGACAGCATTATTCCACCTCAAATATCATCTGAGCAGTATGATAGAATGAAGAGCTTTAAAACAATGTTGGAGCGCATATTACAAATGCTGCAAATTGGTAAAAGTAGTGTCCAACCTGCTGTGAGGGACAAAGTTCCTCGATATGAGAAACATATTATCAGTATCTTGAACTCACAAAGGAAGCCAGTGCAGCCACAAATACAACAACAATTCCAGCCACCTCCAG GCGTCATTTCACCCATGGTTGGCAACCTATTACCAGTGAGGGCTGGCCTATTCACCCTTGTATGTGGCACATTAGTGGCGGCACGTTCTCCCACCCGCCACCG GGAGAAGAGGGAGAGAGCTTACTGTGGTGGCTGA
- the LOC123068657 gene encoding mediator of RNA polymerase II transcription subunit 15a isoform X1: MDPNWRPTQGSGPAAAAADPPPAGGDWRAQLQPEARGRIVDKILETLKNRLPVSVSVAPEALNELQKIAAWFEQKVYTEATSQYDYLRKISLKLLSMETQRQQAAGNAQLIPNQNNPAPGLHPQGSNEAQTSAVPLMSQQQARQPNASTSVQAYSLTNIRQNLPGVNQTSTMQTASVIPQNTMNNGLAQGTSQDVYDAQRQMAGRQQQQQSQQLIYHQHQQPSLQSQQPNIPLQQQQQQLMGQQPNLQQNQLMGQQNGAVMMQQQQRLAVQSNNLLNVQQTHQMLSQQYLPLYQPQQLGSQANMSSLQQHQQNQQQQQLFGTVPNVSNMQWMHMQQTKAQQPQQQHAQQPSMGLMQPQFQHNQLQQLQHLMPQFQSQPNQLQEQLRMQQQSSMQQRLQTSGAMLLQQNNMDQQNQFIQAQRGLQEVSSSTSADSTAQTGYASTGDWQEEIHQMIKRLKDQYFAELSELFNKMCVKLQHVDSIIPPQISSEQYDRMKSFKTMLERILQMLQIGKSSVQPAVRDKVPRYEKHIISILNSQRKPVQPQIQQQFQPPPGRRGRELTVVAEAEAPDDRVGQDRAAVRVVRARVTGEGGNRASKARAMGS, translated from the exons ATGGATCCCAACTGGCGGCCCACCCAAGGGTCtggccccgccgctgccgccgctgaccCGCCCCCCGCCGGAGGCGACTGGCGCGCCCAGCTCCAGCCCGAGGCGCGCGGCAGGATCGTCGATAAGAT ACTGGAGACTCTGAAGAATCGTCTGCCAGTATCTGTGTCTGTGGCGCCAGAGGCACTGAACGAACTTCAAAAAATCGCTGCGTGGTTCGAACAAAAGGTCTATACCGAAGCAACCAGTCAG TATGATTATTTACGGAAGATTTCTCTGAAGTTGCTCTCCATGGAGACGCAGAGACAGCAGGCTGCTGGAAATGCTCAGCTGATTCCAAATCAAAACAACCCTG CCCCTGGACTCCATCCACAAGGCAGTAATGAAGCACAAACATCAGCAGTTCCCTTGATGTCTCAGCAACAGGCCCGGCAGCCAAATGCTTCTACATCTGTACAAGCTTATTCACTCACTAATATCAGACAGAACTTGCCAGGTGTTAATCAAACATCAACGATGCAGACTGCGTCTGTCATTCCACAAAACACAATGAATAATGGCTTGGCGCAAGGCACTTCACAAGATGTTTATGATGCACAAAGGCAAATGGCAGGCAGGCAGCAACAGCAACAATCTCAGCAATTAATTTATCACCAGCATCAACAGCCTTCTCTGCAGAGTCAGCAGCCCAATATTCCTttacaacagcagcaacaacagttgATGGGACAACAGCCAAATTTACAACAAAATCAGCTAATGGGTCAACAGAATGGTGCTGTGATGATGCAGCAGCAACAGAGGCTAGCAGTTCAGTCAAATAATCTTTTGAATGTGCAGCAAACACATCAGATGTTGAGCCAGCAGTATTTGCCTTTGTATCAGCCACAACAATTGGGCTCTCAGGCAAACATGTCGAGTCTACAGCAGCATCAACAaaatcaacagcagcagcaactttTTGGAACTGTGCCTAATGTGTCAAACATGCAGTGGATGCATATGCAACAAACAAAAGCTCAGCAACCACAGCAACAACATGCTCAGCAGCCATCAATGGGTTTGATGCAACCTCAGTTTCAACACAATCAACTTCAACAATTGCAACATCTTATGCCACAGTTCCAGTCTCAGCCTAACCAACTACAAGAGCAATTAAGGATGCAGCAGCAATCCTCCATGCAGCAAAGACTTCAAACTTCAGGAGCCATGCTCTTGCAACAAAATAACATGGATCAGCAAAACCAGTTTATTCAGGCACAGAGGGGCCTTCAAGAAGTTTCCTCTAGTA CATCTGCGGACTCTACTGCTCAAACAGGCTATGCAAGTACAGGTGATTGGCAAGAGGAGATACATCAAATG ATTAAGAGGTTAAAGGACCAATACTTTGCAGAACTCAGTGAATTATTCAATAAGATGTGTGTGAAACTACAGCATGTTGACAGCATTATTCCACCTCAAATATCATCTGAGCAGTATGATAGAATGAAGAGCTTTAAAACAATGTTGGAGCGCATATTACAAATGCTGCAAATTGGTAAAAGTAGTGTCCAACCTGCTGTGAGGGACAAAGTTCCTCGATATGAGAAACATATTATCAGTATCTTGAACTCACAAAGGAAGCCAGTGCAGCCACAAATACAACAACAATTCCAGCCACCTCCAG GGAGAAGAGGGAGAGAGCTTACTGTGGTGGCTGAGGCTGAGGCACCCGATGACCGAGTTGGGCAGGACCGGGCGGCAGTGAGGGTGGTCCGGGCACGCGTGACTGGCGAGGGTGGCAACCGTGCAAGCAAGGCGAGGGCGATGGGCAGCTAG